Proteins co-encoded in one Streptococcus pyogenes genomic window:
- the hprK gene encoding HPr(Ser) kinase/phosphatase, with translation MTVTVKMLVQKVKLDVVYATDNLLSKEITTSDISRPGLEMTGYFDYYAPERLQLFGMKEWSYLTQMTSHNRYSVLKEMFKKDTPAVVVSRNLAIPKEMVQAAKEEGISLLSSRVSTSRLAGEMSYFLDASLAERTSVHGVLMDIYGMGVLIQGDSGIGKSETGLELVKRGHRLVADDRVDVYAKDEETLWGEPAEILRHLLEIRGVGIIDVMSLYGASAVKDSSQVQLAIYLENFEAGKVFDRLGNGNEEITFSGVRIPRIRIPVKTGRNVSVVIEAAAMNHRAKEMGFDATKTFEDRLTQLITKNEVSQ, from the coding sequence ATGACCGTTACTGTAAAGATGCTAGTGCAAAAAGTTAAACTTGATGTGGTTTATGCTACAGATAACTTGCTGTCAAAAGAGATAACAACATCAGATATTTCACGTCCAGGTCTTGAAATGACTGGTTATTTTGATTATTATGCTCCAGAAAGGTTGCAGCTATTTGGAATGAAAGAGTGGTCTTATCTTACACAGATGACTTCTCACAACCGTTATTCTGTTTTAAAAGAGATGTTCAAAAAGGACACTCCTGCAGTGGTTGTCTCTAGAAATTTAGCCATTCCAAAAGAAATGGTTCAAGCTGCAAAAGAAGAAGGTATTTCACTTTTAAGTAGCCGTGTTTCAACTAGCCGCTTAGCTGGAGAAATGTCTTATTTTCTTGACGCTTCTTTAGCTGAACGTACTAGTGTTCACGGCGTTTTAATGGATATTTATGGTATGGGGGTTCTTATCCAAGGGGATTCTGGAATTGGTAAAAGTGAGACTGGTTTAGAATTAGTTAAGCGAGGGCATCGTTTGGTTGCAGATGACCGTGTGGATGTCTATGCCAAAGATGAAGAAACCCTTTGGGGAGAGCCAGCAGAGATCTTGCGCCACTTGCTTGAAATTCGTGGGGTAGGTATTATTGATGTGATGTCGCTTTATGGAGCTAGTGCTGTGAAGGACTCATCACAAGTTCAATTGGCCATTTACCTTGAAAACTTTGAGGCTGGTAAAGTTTTTGATCGTCTCGGAAACGGTAATGAGGAGATAACTTTCTCAGGAGTGAGAATCCCTCGTATTCGTATTCCGGTAAAAACAGGTCGAAATGTTTCAGTGGTTATTGAAGCCGCTGCGATGAATCATCGGGCTAAAGAAATGGGCTTTGATGCTACAAAAACTTTTGAAGATCGTTTAACTCAACTAATCACCAAAAATGAGGTGAGTCAATGA
- a CDS encoding histidine phosphatase family protein yields MKLYFVRHGKTLWNLEGRFQGAGGDSPLLEEAKDEIHLLGKELAKVAFDAVYTSDLQRAMATAAIILDAFDQQPKLYHTDQLREWRLGKLEGAKIATMAAIYPQQMLAFRENLAQFKPDQFEAESIYQTTQRVCHLIQSFKDKHYQNVLIVGHGANLTATIRSLLGFEPALLLAKGGLDNASLTILETKDYLTYDCLIWNDKSFLEV; encoded by the coding sequence ATGAAATTATATTTTGTAAGACATGGGAAAACCCTTTGGAATTTAGAAGGTCGCTTTCAAGGCGCTGGGGGCGATTCGCCATTACTTGAAGAGGCAAAAGACGAAATTCACTTACTTGGCAAAGAGTTAGCTAAGGTGGCTTTTGATGCCGTTTATACTAGCGACCTTCAAAGAGCTATGGCAACAGCAGCTATTATCTTAGATGCTTTTGACCAACAGCCAAAACTTTACCACACCGACCAGCTTCGGGAGTGGAGATTAGGTAAATTGGAAGGGGCTAAAATAGCAACAATGGCAGCTATATATCCCCAACAAATGCTGGCTTTTCGAGAGAATCTAGCCCAGTTCAAACCAGATCAGTTCGAGGCTGAATCAATTTACCAAACGACTCAACGTGTCTGCCATCTTATCCAATCGTTTAAAGATAAACATTATCAAAACGTTCTTATTGTAGGACACGGCGCTAACTTAACAGCAACTATTCGCTCATTATTAGGTTTTGAACCTGCTCTTTTACTCGCTAAAGGTGGCTTAGATAATGCCAGTCTTACTATTCTTGAAACTAAAGATTATTTAACTTATGACTGTTTAATTTGGAATGATAAATCTTTTCTAGAGGTGTAA
- a CDS encoding glycoside hydrolase family 25 protein: MRRKIKPIVVLVFFILLAMVLIIGKRQANHAKQKEVEDAKSHIPIATSNPSKAKTSTSETEDFILNPIVDVSGWQLPEEIDYDTLSRHISGAIVRVYGGSQITAHNNAAFTTGIDKSFKTHIKEFQKRNVPVAVYSYALGRSTKEMKEEARAFYKNAAPYNPTYYWIDVEEATMKDMNKGVTAFREELKKLGAENVGLYIGTYFMAEQDISTKGFDSVWIPTYGSDSGYYEAAPNTTLDYDLHQYTSQGYLSGFNNALDLNQIAVTKDTKKTFEKLFGNSNN; encoded by the coding sequence ATGAGAAGAAAAATAAAACCTATTGTTGTGCTAGTCTTCTTTATTTTACTGGCAATGGTATTGATTATCGGAAAAAGACAAGCTAATCATGCGAAACAAAAAGAAGTTGAAGACGCTAAGAGTCATATTCCTATTGCAACCAGTAATCCTAGTAAAGCAAAAACTAGCACTTCTGAAACCGAAGACTTTATTTTAAATCCTATTGTTGATGTTTCCGGCTGGCAACTCCCTGAAGAAATTGATTATGACACATTGTCACGTCACATCTCTGGCGCAATTGTACGTGTCTATGGAGGATCGCAAATTACAGCTCATAACAACGCTGCTTTTACAACTGGAATTGACAAATCTTTTAAAACGCATATCAAAGAATTTCAAAAACGAAATGTTCCTGTAGCTGTTTACAGTTACGCACTTGGTCGTAGTACTAAAGAGATGAAAGAAGAGGCCCGAGCTTTCTACAAAAACGCTGCTCCCTATAATCCAACTTACTACTGGATTGATGTCGAAGAAGCCACTATGAAAGATATGAATAAAGGCGTAACAGCCTTCCGAGAAGAGCTTAAAAAACTTGGTGCTGAAAATGTTGGTCTCTATATTGGAACTTATTTTATGGCAGAACAAGATATTTCAACAAAAGGTTTCGATTCTGTATGGATTCCGACTTATGGTAGTGATTCTGGCTATTATGAGGCTGCTCCTAATACAACCTTAGATTACGATTTACACCAATACACCTCACAAGGTTATCTCAGTGGTTTTAACAATGCTTTAGATTTAAATCAAATTGCCGTAACAAAAGACACTAAAAAAACGTTTGAGAAGTTATTTGGCAACTCCAACAATTAA
- the lgt gene encoding prolipoprotein diacylglyceryl transferase, with amino-acid sequence MINPIALKCGPLAIHWYALCILSGLVLAVYLASKEAPKKGISSDAIFDFILIAFPLAIVGARIYYVIFEWSYYVKHLDEIIAIWNGGIAIYGGLITGALVLLAYCYNKVLNPIHFLDIAAPSVMVAQAIGRWGNFINQEAYGKAVSQLNYLPSFIQKQMFIEGSYRIPTFLYESLWNLLGFVIIMMWRRKPKSLLDGEIFAFYLIWYGSGRLVIEGMRTDSLMFLGIRISQYVSALLIIIGLIFVIKRRRQKGISYYQE; translated from the coding sequence ATGATCAATCCCATTGCCTTAAAATGTGGTCCACTAGCCATCCACTGGTATGCTCTATGTATCTTGTCAGGACTTGTTTTGGCGGTTTACTTAGCATCAAAAGAAGCACCCAAAAAAGGAATATCATCTGATGCTATTTTCGATTTTATTCTGATTGCTTTTCCACTTGCTATTGTTGGTGCAAGAATTTACTATGTTATTTTTGAATGGTCTTATTATGTCAAGCATTTAGATGAAATCATAGCCATTTGGAATGGCGGTATTGCTATTTATGGCGGTCTCATTACAGGAGCTCTTGTACTTTTGGCTTACTGTTATAACAAGGTGCTCAATCCCATTCATTTTTTAGATATTGCCGCACCAAGTGTCATGGTCGCTCAAGCTATCGGTCGCTGGGGAAATTTTATCAACCAAGAAGCCTATGGTAAAGCTGTGAGCCAGTTAAATTACTTACCAAGCTTTATTCAAAAGCAAATGTTTATAGAGGGAAGTTACCGCATTCCGACCTTTCTCTATGAATCACTTTGGAATCTTTTGGGCTTTGTCATTATTATGATGTGGCGTCGTAAGCCAAAAAGTCTATTAGATGGAGAAATCTTTGCATTTTACTTAATTTGGTATGGTAGTGGAAGACTAGTCATTGAAGGTATGCGAACAGATAGTCTTATGTTTTTAGGTATTCGCATCTCCCAATATGTGTCTGCCTTATTAATTATTATTGGCTTAATCTTTGTTATAAAAAGACGTCGTCAAAAAGGAATTTCTTATTATCAAGAATAA
- a CDS encoding YdbC family protein — translation MAEFTFNIEEHLLTLSENDKGWTKELNRVSFNGAEAKWDIRTWSPDHTKMGKGITLTNEEFKTILDAFRK, via the coding sequence ATGGCAGAATTTACATTCAACATTGAGGAACATTTACTCACCTTATCAGAAAATGATAAAGGTTGGACGAAAGAATTGAACCGCGTCAGCTTTAATGGCGCAGAAGCGAAATGGGATATCCGCACGTGGAGTCCAGACCATACGAAAATGGGGAAAGGCATTACTCTTACTAATGAAGAATTTAAAACCATCTTAGACGCTTTTCGTAAGTAA
- a CDS encoding aminoacyl-tRNA deacylase, translating into MAKKTKLKKTLVEQILDKANIAHQGLKLNALEGDFPDDLQPSDIYKTLALTGDQTGPLIGIIPLTEHLSEKQLAKVSGNKKVSMVPQKDLQKTTGYIHGANNPVGIRQKHSYPIFIDQTALEKGQIIVSAGEVGRSIKISSQALADFVGASFADLKKRK; encoded by the coding sequence ATGGCTAAAAAAACAAAACTCAAAAAAACCTTAGTAGAACAAATCCTCGATAAGGCTAATATTGCTCATCAAGGACTCAAGCTTAATGCTTTAGAAGGCGACTTTCCAGATGATCTTCAACCATCAGATATTTACAAGACACTTGCTCTGACTGGTGATCAAACAGGTCCTCTAATTGGCATTATTCCATTAACAGAACACTTATCAGAAAAACAATTGGCAAAAGTATCAGGTAACAAAAAAGTGTCCATGGTTCCTCAAAAAGACTTGCAAAAGACAACAGGCTATATTCACGGTGCCAATAATCCTGTTGGGATTCGTCAAAAACATTCATATCCTATTTTTATTGACCAAACTGCACTGGAAAAAGGTCAAATAATCGTTTCAGCTGGTGAAGTTGGGCGTTCTATAAAGATTTCTAGCCAGGCTCTAGCTGATTTCGTTGGCGCAAGCTTTGCTGATTTAAAGAAGAGAAAATGA
- a CDS encoding HAD family hydrolase — MITAIVFDVDDTIYDQQAPYRIAMEKCFPDFDMSVMNQAYIRFRHYSDVGFPRVMAGEWTTEYFRFWRCKETLLEFGYREIDEAAGVHFQEVYEHELENITMLDEMRMTLDFLKSKNVPMGIITNGPTEHQLKKVRKLGLYDYIDPKRVIVSQATGFQKPEKEIFNLAAEQFDMNPQTTLYVGDSYDNDIMGAFNGGWHSMWFNHRGRQLKPGTKPVYDVAIDNFEQLFGAVKVLFDLPDNKFIFDVNDKKNPILQMGINNGLMMAAERLLESNMSIDKVVILLRLTKQQEKVLRLKYAR, encoded by the coding sequence ATGATTACTGCTATTGTTTTTGATGTGGATGACACAATTTACGACCAGCAAGCGCCTTATCGAATCGCCATGGAAAAGTGCTTCCCAGATTTTGATATGTCAGTAATGAATCAAGCTTATATTCGCTTTCGTCACTATTCAGATGTTGGATTCCCAAGAGTAATGGCAGGGGAGTGGACCACAGAATATTTCCGATTCTGGCGTTGCAAGGAAACACTGCTTGAGTTTGGCTATCGAGAAATCGACGAAGCTGCGGGAGTACATTTTCAAGAAGTCTATGAGCACGAACTTGAGAACATTACCATGTTAGATGAGATGCGCATGACCCTTGACTTTTTAAAATCAAAGAATGTTCCTATGGGGATTATTACCAATGGGCCAACAGAACATCAGCTGAAAAAAGTTCGTAAATTAGGGCTTTATGATTATATTGATCCTAAGCGTGTCATTGTGAGCCAAGCAACAGGCTTTCAAAAACCAGAAAAAGAAATTTTTAACCTGGCAGCAGAACAATTTGACATGAACCCACAAACCACACTATATGTTGGGGACTCTTATGACAATGATATCATGGGTGCCTTTAATGGTGGTTGGCATTCCATGTGGTTTAATCATAGAGGTCGTCAGCTAAAACCAGGCACTAAGCCTGTTTATGATGTGGCTATTGATAACTTTGAACAGCTCTTTGGTGCCGTTAAAGTACTCTTTGATTTACCTGATAATAAATTTATTTTTGATGTCAATGACAAGAAAAATCCAATTTTACAGATGGGAATCAATAATGGCTTGATGATGGCAGCAGAGCGTTTACTTGAAAGCAACATGAGCATTGACAAGGTGGTTATCTTGCTTCGGTTAACCAAGCAACAAGAAAAAGTTTTGCGCTTAAAATATGCCAGATAG
- the thiT gene encoding energy-coupled thiamine transporter ThiT has product MSPNTNVKYLIEAAIFAALAMTLSFIPDFAGWFSPSYGAIALVIFSLRRGLKYGMLAGLIWGLLHFVLGKVYYLSMSQVFIEYILAFTSMGLAGSFSDSLIKTLRRQQTFFAVFLAIMASLLAVTVRYLWHFLAGIIFWGSYAPKGMSAVWYSFSVNGTAGVLTFLITCLALMIALPIHPQLFDPKD; this is encoded by the coding sequence ATGTCACCAAACACCAATGTCAAATACCTTATCGAAGCTGCTATTTTTGCTGCATTGGCGATGACCCTTTCATTTATTCCAGATTTTGCTGGCTGGTTTAGTCCTTCTTATGGTGCTATTGCACTGGTTATTTTCTCTTTGCGCCGTGGGTTAAAGTACGGCATGTTGGCGGGTCTCATTTGGGGGCTACTTCACTTTGTACTTGGAAAAGTTTACTATCTCAGCATGTCCCAAGTCTTTATTGAATATATCTTAGCCTTTACCTCTATGGGATTAGCCGGTAGTTTCTCTGATAGTTTGATTAAAACTTTAAGAAGACAACAAACCTTTTTTGCCGTTTTTCTTGCAATAATGGCTAGTTTACTAGCCGTTACAGTACGTTACTTGTGGCACTTCCTTGCAGGAATCATTTTCTGGGGCAGTTACGCCCCTAAAGGCATGTCCGCTGTCTGGTATTCTTTTAGCGTTAATGGTACAGCTGGTGTCCTAACTTTTTTAATAACATGTTTAGCGTTAATGATTGCTTTACCAATTCATCCTCAATTATTTGATCCCAAAGACTAA
- the lysS gene encoding lysine--tRNA ligase, with the protein MSNQHIEELNDQQIVRREKMTALAEQGIDPFGKRFDRTANSAELKEKYADKTKEELHELNETAIVAGRLMTKRGKGKVGFAHLQDREGQIQLYVRKDSVGEDNYEIFKKADLGDFIGVEGEVMRTDMGELSIKATKLTHLSKSLRPLPEKFHGLTDIETIYRKRHLDLISNRESFDRFVTRSKMISEIRRYLDGLDFLEVETPVLHNEAGGAAARPFVTHHNAQNIDMVLRIATELHLKRLIVGGMERVYEIGRIFRNEGMDATHNPEFTSIEVYQAYADYLDIMNLTEGIIQHAAKAVRGDGPIDYQGTEIRINEPFKRVHMVDAIKEVTGADFWPEMTVEEAIALAKEKQVPLEKHFTSVGHIINAFFEEFVEETLVQPTFVFGHPVEVSPLAKKNPEDTRFTDRFELFIMTKEYANAFTELNDPIDQLSRFEAQAQAKELGDDEATGIDYDFVEALEYGMPPTGGLGIGIDRLCMLLTNTTTIRDVLLFPTMKP; encoded by the coding sequence ATGTCTAATCAACACATCGAAGAATTAAATGACCAACAGATTGTCCGTCGTGAAAAAATGACGGCGCTGGCTGAACAAGGAATTGATCCTTTCGGTAAACGCTTTGACCGCACAGCCAATTCTGCTGAATTAAAAGAAAAGTATGCTGATAAAACAAAAGAAGAATTACATGAGTTAAACGAAACAGCTATTGTTGCTGGCCGCTTGATGACAAAACGTGGCAAAGGTAAGGTTGGTTTTGCTCATCTTCAAGACCGTGAAGGCCAAATCCAACTTTATGTTCGCAAGGACTCTGTTGGCGAAGACAACTATGAAATCTTCAAAAAAGCCGATTTAGGCGACTTTATCGGCGTTGAAGGCGAAGTCATGCGTACAGACATGGGCGAGTTGTCAATCAAGGCAACCAAGTTGACTCACCTTTCTAAATCACTTCGTCCTCTTCCTGAAAAATTCCACGGATTAACTGATATTGAAACCATTTACCGTAAGCGTCACCTTGATTTAATTTCAAATCGTGAAAGCTTTGACCGCTTCGTGACCCGTTCCAAAATGATTTCAGAAATCCGTCGTTATTTAGACGGTCTTGATTTCCTAGAAGTAGAAACGCCTGTGCTTCATAACGAGGCTGGTGGTGCTGCTGCTCGTCCTTTCGTTACTCACCATAATGCTCAAAACATTGATATGGTGCTTCGTATCGCAACAGAACTTCATTTGAAACGTTTGATTGTTGGTGGTATGGAACGTGTCTATGAAATTGGTCGTATCTTCCGTAACGAGGGAATGGATGCTACTCATAATCCTGAGTTCACTTCTATTGAGGTTTACCAAGCCTATGCAGACTATCTTGATATCATGAACCTGACAGAAGGCATTATCCAACATGCTGCTAAAGCTGTTAGAGGTGATGGCCCTATTGATTATCAAGGAACTGAAATCCGTATCAATGAACCTTTCAAACGTGTTCACATGGTAGATGCTATCAAGGAAGTGACAGGTGCTGATTTCTGGCCTGAAATGACTGTCGAAGAAGCTATTGCACTTGCCAAAGAAAAACAGGTCCCACTCGAAAAACACTTCACAAGTGTCGGACATATCATCAACGCTTTCTTCGAGGAATTTGTTGAAGAAACCTTGGTCCAACCAACCTTTGTGTTTGGTCATCCTGTTGAAGTATCGCCTTTGGCTAAGAAGAATCCAGAAGATACCCGCTTCACCGACCGCTTCGAACTTTTCATCATGACCAAAGAATACGCCAATGCTTTCACAGAGTTGAATGATCCCATTGACCAATTATCTCGTTTTGAAGCACAAGCACAAGCTAAAGAACTTGGTGATGACGAAGCAACTGGCATTGACTACGACTTCGTTGAAGCTCTTGAATATGGTATGCCGCCAACCGGTGGACTCGGAATCGGGATTGATCGTCTTTGCATGTTATTAACAAACACAACAACAATCAGAGATGTGCTTTTATTCCCAACGATGAAACCTTAA
- a CDS encoding YtxH domain-containing protein translates to MNKSFKNLVIGAVSGVAAAYFLSTEKGKALKNRAEKAYQAYKESPDDYHQFAKEKGSEYSHLARDTFYDVKDKLASGDLTKEDMLDLLKDKTTAFVQKTKETLAEVEAKEKQDDVIIDLNEEDIIIDYTEQDEPVSDTLDKH, encoded by the coding sequence ATGAATAAAAGTTTCAAAAACTTAGTGATTGGAGCTGTTTCAGGAGTAGCGGCAGCTTACTTCTTATCAACAGAAAAAGGCAAGGCTTTGAAAAATCGTGCTGAAAAAGCTTATCAAGCCTACAAAGAAAGTCCAGATGATTACCACCAATTTGCTAAAGAAAAAGGTAGTGAATACAGCCATTTAGCACGTGACACTTTCTATGATGTGAAAGATAAGTTGGCTTCTGGTGACTTAACTAAAGAGGACATGTTAGACTTGCTCAAAGATAAAACAACAGCTTTCGTGCAAAAAACAAAAGAAACCCTTGCCGAAGTTGAAGCGAAAGAAAAGCAAGATGATGTTATCATTGATTTAAATGAAGAAGACATCATCATTGACTATACTGAACAAGATGAGCCTGTTAGTGATACACTAGATAAACACTAA
- a CDS encoding peptidase U32 family protein — protein MSHMKKRPEVLSPAGTLEKLKVAIDYGADAVFVGGQAYGLRSRAGNFSMEELQEGIDYAHARGAKVYVAANMVTHEGNEIGAGEWFRQLRDMGLDAVIVSDPALIVICSTEAPGLEIHLSTQASSTNYETFEFWKAMGLTRVVLAREVNMAELAEIRKRTDVEIEAFVHGAMCISYSGRCVLSNHMSHRDANRGGCSQSCRWKYDLYDMPFGGERRSLKGEIPEDYSMSSVDMCMIDHIPDLIENGVDSLKIEGRMKSIHYVSTVTNCYKAAVDAYMESPEAFYAIKEELIDELWKVAQRELATGFYYGIPTENEQLFGARRKIPQYKFVGEVVAFDSASMTATIRQRNVIMEGDRIECYGPGFRHFETVVKDLHDADGQKIDRAPNPMELLTISLPREVKPGDMIRACKEGLVNLYQKDGTSKTVRT, from the coding sequence ATGTCACATATGAAAAAACGTCCCGAGGTCTTATCACCTGCTGGAACACTTGAAAAATTAAAAGTTGCGATTGACTATGGCGCAGATGCTGTTTTTGTTGGAGGGCAGGCCTATGGCCTAAGAAGCCGCGCTGGTAACTTCTCTATGGAAGAATTGCAAGAAGGCATTGATTATGCACATGCGCGTGGAGCTAAGGTCTATGTTGCTGCTAACATGGTTACCCACGAAGGGAACGAAATTGGTGCGGGCGAGTGGTTTCGTCAACTGCGTGATATGGGGCTTGATGCGGTCATTGTTTCAGATCCAGCCTTGATTGTTATTTGTTCAACAGAAGCCCCAGGTTTGGAAATTCATTTGTCAACGCAAGCTTCATCTACCAATTACGAGACCTTTGAATTTTGGAAAGCCATGGGCTTGACCCGAGTTGTTTTAGCTCGCGAGGTTAATATGGCCGAGTTAGCAGAAATCCGCAAGCGGACAGATGTGGAAATTGAAGCCTTTGTCCATGGAGCCATGTGTATCTCTTATTCAGGCCGCTGTGTTTTGTCAAACCACATGAGTCACCGTGATGCCAACAGGGGCGGCTGCTCACAGTCTTGCCGCTGGAAGTATGATTTGTATGACATGCCATTTGGAGGAGAGCGCCGCTCCTTAAAAGGGGAAATTCCAGAAGACTATTCTATGTCCTCTGTTGACATGTGTATGATTGACCATATTCCTGACCTGATTGAAAATGGGGTTGATAGCTTAAAAATTGAAGGCCGAATGAAATCTATCCACTACGTCTCAACCGTAACCAACTGTTACAAGGCGGCTGTAGATGCTTACATGGAAAGCCCAGAAGCTTTTTATGCTATCAAAGAGGAATTGATTGACGAGTTGTGGAAGGTTGCCCAGCGCGAGTTGGCTACAGGTTTTTACTATGGTATCCCAACTGAAAATGAACAATTATTTGGTGCTCGCCGCAAAATTCCACAATATAAATTTGTCGGAGAAGTAGTTGCCTTTGACTCAGCTAGCATGACAGCGACCATTCGTCAGCGTAATGTCATCATGGAAGGCGATCGGATTGAATGTTATGGACCAGGTTTCCGTCATTTTGAAACGGTTGTTAAGGACTTACATGATGCGGATGGCCAAAAGATTGACCGTGCCCCAAATCCAATGGAACTCTTAACCATCTCTTTACCGAGAGAAGTTAAGCCAGGGGATATGATTAGGGCTTGCAAGGAAGGTCTGGTTAACCTCTATCAAAAAGATGGCACCAGTAAAACTGTTAGAACATAG
- a CDS encoding PspC domain-containing protein: METKFYKQRKNRLVAGVIAGLADKYGWDLALARVLAALLIYGTGFGVLLYILLAIFLPYKEDLLEERYGRGPRRRKDADVLNEEEDGWFW, encoded by the coding sequence GTGGAAACTAAATTCTATAAACAGCGAAAAAATCGCTTGGTTGCAGGTGTTATTGCTGGTTTAGCAGATAAGTATGGTTGGGATCTTGCTCTAGCGCGTGTCTTAGCGGCTCTTCTTATTTACGGAACTGGTTTTGGAGTTTTGCTTTATATTTTGTTGGCCATCTTCTTACCTTACAAGGAAGACTTGCTTGAAGAACGTTATGGCCGAGGTCCTCGTCGTCGTAAAGACGCTGATGTCTTAAATGAAGAAGAAGATGGTTGGTTCTGGTAA
- a CDS encoding DUF948 domain-containing protein, with translation MDLVGISLMIIALAFVALVIFLIIVLKKVSETIDEAKKTISVLTSDVNVTLHQTNDILAKANILVEDVNGKVATIDPLFVAIADLSESLSDLNSQARHFGQKATNATGNVSKAGKLALVGKVASKVFGKKGEKHE, from the coding sequence ATGGACTTAGTTGGAATCTCACTGATGATTATTGCACTCGCATTTGTTGCTTTGGTGATTTTCTTGATTATTGTATTAAAGAAAGTCTCAGAAACAATTGATGAAGCCAAAAAAACGATTTCTGTATTGACAAGTGATGTTAATGTGACACTTCATCAAACTAATGATATTTTAGCAAAAGCTAATATCCTTGTTGAAGATGTTAATGGTAAAGTAGCAACCATCGATCCACTGTTTGTTGCTATTGCTGATTTGTCAGAAAGTCTTTCAGATTTAAATAGTCAAGCAAGGCATTTTGGGCAAAAAGCAACTAATGCTACAGGTAATGTTTCAAAAGCTGGAAAATTAGCATTAGTTGGTAAAGTAGCCTCAAAAGTATTTGGAAAAAAAGGAGAAAAGCATGAATAA
- a CDS encoding DUF3270 domain-containing protein — MPAPLKKHNSVEQDDSYQESQSKFRDFQEFNGQSAKLKELVFFARIASFSLITVLFAFVLLVMNLAPMFAFLFASIISLGITSLFAKVIKSLLM; from the coding sequence ATGCCTGCACCGTTAAAGAAGCATAATTCGGTTGAACAGGATGATTCTTACCAAGAATCTCAAAGTAAATTTCGAGATTTTCAAGAGTTCAATGGCCAAAGTGCAAAGCTAAAAGAATTAGTCTTCTTTGCTCGTATCGCTAGTTTCAGCCTTATTACCGTTTTATTTGCATTTGTCCTGCTCGTAATGAATTTAGCGCCAATGTTTGCTTTCTTATTTGCAAGCATCATCAGCTTAGGCATTACTTCCTTATTCGCCAAGGTTATCAAATCATTACTGATGTAA
- a CDS encoding peptidase U32 family protein: protein MEKIIITATAESIEQVKALLAAGVDRIYVGEANYGLRLPHNFSYDELRQIAKLVHDAGKELTVACNALMHQDMMDQIKPFLDLMIEIAVDYLVVGDAGVFYVNKRDGYNFKLIYDTSVFVTSSRQVNFWGQHGAVESVLAREIPSAELFTLAENLEFPAEVLVYGASVIHHSKRPLLENYYHFTKIDDEVSRERGLFLAEPGDASSHYSIYEDNHGTHIFINNDIDMMSKLGELYAHGLTHWKLDGIYCPGDDFVAITKLFIQAKTLLEAGQFTQEEAEKLDQAVHAHHPAGRGLDTGFYEFDPKTVK, encoded by the coding sequence ATGGAAAAAATAATTATTACAGCCACAGCTGAAAGCATTGAGCAAGTCAAAGCTTTATTAGCTGCTGGTGTTGATCGTATTTATGTTGGTGAAGCCAATTACGGGTTACGTCTTCCCCATAATTTTTCTTATGATGAATTGAGACAAATTGCCAAACTAGTGCATGATGCAGGCAAAGAGTTGACAGTAGCTTGCAATGCTTTGATGCATCAAGATATGATGGATCAGATCAAACCCTTTTTAGACTTAATGATAGAGATTGCTGTTGATTATCTTGTGGTTGGTGATGCAGGTGTGTTTTATGTCAATAAAAGGGATGGCTATAACTTTAAACTGATTTATGATACCTCTGTTTTTGTGACTTCTAGCCGTCAGGTAAATTTCTGGGGGCAACATGGTGCTGTTGAAAGTGTTTTAGCAAGGGAAATCCCATCAGCAGAGTTATTCACCTTAGCTGAAAATTTGGAATTTCCAGCAGAGGTGCTAGTTTACGGCGCCTCGGTGATTCATCACTCGAAACGTCCCTTGCTAGAAAATTATTACCATTTTACAAAGATTGATGATGAGGTTAGTCGTGAACGAGGACTTTTCTTGGCAGAACCAGGAGATGCTAGCAGCCATTACTCCATTTATGAAGACAATCATGGCACTCATATTTTCATTAATAACGATATCGACATGATGTCTAAATTGGGTGAGCTGTATGCGCATGGCTTAACTCATTGGAAGCTAGATGGCATTTACTGTCCAGGTGATGATTTTGTCGCTATTACTAAATTGTTTATTCAGGCTAAAACCTTATTAGAAGCTGGGCAATTTACCCAAGAAGAAGCTGAAAAGCTTGATCAAGCAGTGCATGCCCATCATCCAGCTGGCCGTGGATTAGATACTGGCTTTTATGAGTTCGATCCAAAAACCGTTAAATAA